From Triticum aestivum cultivar Chinese Spring chromosome 7B, IWGSC CS RefSeq v2.1, whole genome shotgun sequence:
GTGGCCTTTTGTAATCAGTAGCATGTGATTTATTTACTATGCAAAGAAAGAGATAAAATTATTTCATAAAGACCAGATTTCGTCCACTCCAACTGACCAATAGCTTCAGTCGGTAGCGGTACCGACATAGAGTAAGCAAACAACATATAGCAATGTATATATATGGATATGTAAGCTCCTGCTTTGCTCAACTAATCTGCTACATCTTTATTGGAAAGAAGAAGAATCCACTGTCATAAGCTACTTATCCCATATGCTTTTACCAGCCAAAGCAATGTGCCATTTGCCATATTTCTTGCAAATAAACAAACATGATGCACAAATATGGGGACACAAGCAGAACAACGTAAAGCCTTCACCATTCTGATCCTGGCCAACCAAGCTCAGTATACTCTGACCATCAAATGATAGTTAACGAAACTGACGGTGACATTCTACATAAGCAATGCAAAGAAAATGGCACCTAAGACGTGCTACAAATCAGCGCACTATATCCAGAATCACATTGCTGTCATATATTGCAGACACATGAAAATAACACTATGCTCTCATATACTTCTGCTAACTTCAATTCCTACATATACTCATGGTAGTTGAAAAACTCAGACATATCTCAAGATAAGGCATGCCTACAAGAAACTAAACAGCAATATCTTGCAGAGAACAGTCAATGAATCCTCAAAAGGTATGGATCAAGCATGTCAACTACAGTGTATTAACCATGGATTCAGCACTGAAAAGGGTCGTTGATTGCAAGATCGGCTGCTCTCTTCAAGCGGTAAGGAATGCCAGCTTTAGGTAACTCCCGTAACACTGCAGAGATACCTGTGCGAAACTGTACATACTGCAATTCGTCTTTTATCTCCTTcaccttgtcagctgaagacaaGATCCCTTCGTCCGACACAATAACCAGAAAGAACTGCAGCTCCTCGGCATTCTTGGCGATGAACTtgatgaattcaaattcattttgaTCCCCTCGGAAATCGTGAATAACCATCTTCTTGGCATGTGCTCTCAAGCAATCAACCTGACTGACCTCCTGATAGAACCTggcatgatgctccccactgggttCACTGGAAGTTACAGGTGGCTTATGCGGTGCAGACTGCAAATTGGTACCAATGTGAGACTAATTCGGCTAAATATTGATGACACCATTATAAAATGATCGACTGGCTGAAAGAACTGGGAGCTACCTCAATGTGCAGCGTCTCAACGTTCGGAAAGCATCTGAGGAAGCTGGCCAGTATCTTAACCTCCTCGGAGATACCCAAATTCAGAGCCAACGCCAATATCTCGACGCTTGGAACCACAGTCCTTGCGCTCGCCATTGTGTCCGGCTGCAAAGTGGTCCACCAAGACATGCATGGTACACAACATTACTCATGAAGTCATGAAGTGTTCCATAATCATACAAAACACATAAGCTCGATGTGGATGGAATAAGTTTGAGAGACTGCAATAACTATGGTAACTCATTGACTAGCTACTTCCTGATCATAGAGGAGAACATGATGGATGGATCAATCTGGATGGAATAATTACAAGTTGAGAGAGAGATGGAGACCGAGAGACGTACCCTGATGACGCTGTCCCCAATCTGCAGCTTGTGAGTTCTTGTGTCCAGGTAGCCGAGCACGCGCAGGTTGGGAACACAAGCGATCCTGACCGCCCCACCATTAATCTGCTGGAACAAGTAGAGCCGCTGCAGTAGCGGCGTGTCCACCACGGCGAACTCCTCAACCTTGGACAGCCCAACGAGCGCGCACCTGAGGCTTTTGCTGCGGAGACGGACATGCTTGGGGCTATTGAGGGTGAGCCGAAGGGATTCCAGAACGGGGCAGGCAGCGATCAAGCACTCCAGGTCCCGGTCGCTTACGACAATCCTCGTCAGGGTGAGAATCTGGAGCTGGGGAAGAGATATGTCGGCGCGGCGGGAGAGGTCGGCGGAGAACGTCCAGAAGTCCAGGCTGAGCACCTGGAGCGAGCCGCAGCGGAGGATGTCGGCGGGAAGAAGGCGCGCGGAGTCGGGCTGGATCACGGTCCAGTCGTGGTGGGCGAGAAGGAGTTGCTGCGTGCTCTTGTCGACGAGGAGGCGCGGCCACCCGGGGAGCTCACGGTTCAGGGAGGCGAGCCTGCAGTCGTAGAGGATGACGGAGCGGAAGCGGCCCGGGTGGTCGGCGAGGACTCGGGGTACTAGGGCATcgcgcgcgggcgcggggatgCCTTTATCCTCGAGGACGAGCGGGTAGGAGCGCCAGAGGTAGCGCCAGCtggaggagagggcggcggcgctgGCAGCTTCCGTGACGGAGAGGTAGGTGAGGGTGTGATGGAGGACGTCGTCGGGGAGGGCGCCGAGGCGGTTCctgccggcggcgaggcggcgcctcCGAACCCGGCTGCGGGTGCCGTCGGCCATGGCGGCGAGGCGAGGGTTTGGTTTTGGCTGGAATGGGGACTGGCCTGGAGCGTTCTACCCGGAGCGATTAAAATGGAGAGATGTCGTGCTAAATGCATCTCCTTCAGATCCCATTACCCAAAAAAAGAAATTCTCGTAATTCCTTGTGCTCCAATTTAGTTATCCACCCATCTTTTAATTCCTCGTTTTTAGGAAATGAAACTCTTCTTCGTCTAGCTCACCCCTCTAAAATTTAATCCCATAAGAACAAATTGTCAATTCATACAATTCAGATACATGTCAAATTTAATGGTTTCAAACTTAACCACTGAAACTCAAACACAACATACGGTCCAAATGAAGTATAAGAATCCAAATAAAACATGATAAACACACAAGAATCAAATGCTATGAAGTAGCCGACGTTGCTCAACAAGATCTCTCTTGCAGTTGGTTGTGAGCTTCTTGGTTCTCGGTCATTCGGTGCGCTTGGTGGAATGATTGGATCCTATTTGGGTGACGTTTCGGCCCACCATGAGACAATTGCATAGGAACTCCTCGGGTCATCTCTTTcgtcctcgatgatcatgttgtccAAGTTAACACATGCTGTCATGACCTGCCACAAGCTATGAGGCTTCAAATACTCATCAGGGTCATGGATAATCACAAAGCATTTTTAAAGCACACCAAAAGCTCACTACACATCCTTCCTATCAAATTCTTGCTGAAAGTGCATTTAATTCCTAAATGATATTTTGGTGTGTCATTGCTCACTCGAAGGTTTTATATGGAGActgttgaccccccccccccacacacacacacacttcaaaAGAAAAGGGCATGGTTATCTGAAGACTCGGGAGTTTTGTTTTGGTTTCTTTTGAGTCGTAGGATAACCACACTGCTAAGAGGGGTCGAACTGCTTGAAAAAAGTATGGGGTCATGCAAAATTATACACATGCTATCCTATGCTTTCCACTTAAAATAACCTCAAAATCCCACTTCCCAAGTGCTCATGGCCAACCTACCACGTGCCCACAAGGTCTAGTGTTTACCCTCTGGACACCCCTGTGCACGGGACTCCGACCCTATGCGCATGGGATTGACCTGAAAACTCTCTAGACACCACGTGCACACATGGGTTTAGGGTTTATTTCTCTGTTGATCTCATGCGCACGGGGCCTTCAGGTGGGCAATGGTCACTTGGGGTTTGCAAATACCTCTTCTTCCACCTCCCAACCTGTCGGCGTTCTGGtaaccggggtacccagacttgcctgcctacaacCCACCgcgtggcttcatcgacggcctggtacggcccatattcagcaccaacaacacaagaccctcgcgaggggccaagccttgcgaggcggacgacgccaagacctctgaAGGGGCTGCCTACTTAggatggctcctgaggagcggagatttctatgccgaccctcacctcgtgaggtttggatgacgcaagccatgacaaccaaggccaggcgggcgccagcgggcgcactACAAcaggttgcctctttggtgctaaaaagGCAAGCGCGGGTGCGGAGTCCCAAGGCATcgaccaaaggtttccatttccatgctacaagaccaagaccgccaggactgcaggacgaaggtcatcaccgagcccaccacgacgtcacgactagaagctttgcaggcgaaggcACCTTTCGtcgggataagatgtactagttgtctcccttcgaatttggtcgttgtgggatcccttcccgtcttcatttgggaagaggaccaaggccactataaatatagcctagccaccaccatagagaggatcCGGATCCAGTCGATcctcaccctcaccagctcacccaagcacaagaacacacctcctgaggttgttcctccactgtactagttcatccttaacccacctcgaggctaatccaccacaaagcaggagtaggattttacaccgcaaggtggcccgaacctgggtaaactatcgtGTCACATTTCCTTCcaattcatcgagctaggccgtgagatcgacgagttggcagaccgggaaggttgagttcttcgcacgcaccccagagttcgaatctatcttgggtctgcggagccctgaatccgacacaaCCTAACTCTAATGTGTTGAGAAGATCCATCATATCCAAACCACCAAAAATCTTCAATAGtctcacccctcccccccccccaaaaaaaagctCTTTGATATTTTGCGGATTGAGTGAGAAAGACTTGATTTACACTTCCACCAAACCAATTTGTGATCATCACTCGATTTCTATGTCAACACTTGTTACTCCTTGAGATTGGGCTCCTAGGCGGTAGGAATCAAGGTCCAAAACCTTCCTTGCTCATGGTGTGCTCCGGGAATGTTGTAAAGGTGgagtggtcgccttcaagaccaacccttAGTGTTGCGAGGCTCATCCATTGGGGTGACTCAAAGGGAGAATAAGACGAGCCACATGGTGGCGCCTTGGAGCTTTGGCTTTGACACCTCCCCAATAGAGATTAGCACTCTCCAGAGGGTGTGAACATTGGAATAAATTTTGTGCCCtcgactcacttgtggttaatctGTTCCCGCCCCTTTACTAGCCTTGTATGCTTTTTAATTAGCTTGTTGCTTTGCATACCTTGTTACTTGCATGCTTTCCATATAGGTTgttctcacctagttgcatatctagataaccTACATTACCCTCTTTATCCTAAAAATGGCAATTAAGTCAAGATTTGTAGTAACCTATTTACTCCCTTCCCCACTAGTCAATCAATTCAATTCTTTCACATGGTACATTGCAAAAGTGATATTTCTTGTTACCTTGAGGACATTGTATTGTCTTCACAAATGTGGCACATGGAGGATACATACTATCTGCAAGGTAGTACCATATGTTGTACTCATGGACATTAACAACATCGTTGCAAGTTGGAGCATAACCGACAACAAGTGTTGCAAAAATAGGAGAGTCTTGGAGAACAATTAGGTCATTGGGAGAGCTAGGCATCCCTAAGTATGGATGCCAAATCCATGAATCATCTGATGCAAATGCCTCCAGAATGATGGTTGGATCCTGAAAATGCCATTTGTATTGACCCTTCGATGCTACAGGAAAATTCTTCCATGTCCAATGTATATAGTCAACGGATACAAGTACCCCTAGTCAAGATCTCTCTTCACTTTCTGCCATGAGCCTCTCGGTATCTTCATCATTGGTAGCCCTCAAGCACTCTGATCCAAGGATCTTGATCACAACTTTGGTAAATTTATCCACACACTCGAGGGTGATATCTTCACCAATGCGCACATAGTCATTGGTGGCATCGGCCGGACATCCACCTGCAAGCACCTGCACGACCATTGTAGTCTTAAATAATGGAGTTTCCCTTGATTCTCCCATGAAATTCAGTTGAAACCAAGGATCATGCTTCTCCACAACTCTTGCAATGGTGTTGAAGAGATACGGGGCATCTGAAATCTTCACTTTAAGTACTTGGTGGGATATGTTGCATTGAGCGATGAGTAATACTCCCTACCTTACATCTCCACAACTCTTTAAATTGTGTTGAAGagatactaaagtagtgatctaaaaggtTTTATATTACTTTACATAGGGAGTACCTCACTACATCATCATGACCCTTGATCCTATCTCTAAGAATCCGTATGCGACGAATCTGAGAACCATGCCTCAGTCTCCTAAAATCTTCCTCTTGAATGataggtgatacatctccaacgtatctataatttatgaagtatcaatgccatgtttacaacaattttatatggttttggtatgatttgcatcgAACTACCTGGACTgaggctgttttcagcagaactaccgtgatgttgttttttgtgcagaaataaaagttctccaaatgcaatgaaactttttggcgatttttttggaacaaaagaggcactagaagcttcgtgggaggaccagaaggtgaaggaggtgagcacaagacacctgggcgtgccaggaggcccaggcgcacccaggtgggttgtgcccacctcgaggcccatcttcgcatgattccaacgctgaaaaatcctataaatagagaaaccatcagaaataaccctagattagatgttccaccgccgcaagcatctgtagccacgaccaatctagaccctgttccggcactctgctggaaggggaaatcatcaccggaggccatcttcatcatccctatggccaccatgatgaggagggagtagtccacactaggggttgagggtttgtaccagtagctatgtgtttaatctctctctctctctctcgtgttcttgagttagcacgatcttgatgtattgtgggctttgttaatatagttggatcatatggtgtttctccttcTCTagccttgttgtgatgaattgagttttcccttggagatttcgttttattggattgaatacttttatggatttgagagcacttaatgtatgtcttgctatgaatacccgtggtgacaatggggtatcatattgattcacttgatatgtgttttggcaatcaactcgcggattctcgaggtgacattgggttaatctatgcataggggttgatgcacattctcgtctttgtttctccgatagaaatcttggggcactctttgaggttctttgtgctgGATTAAGTGTTATGAAAtttgaaattgtttgatacatatcgtataatcaactcacagatactcgcggagacattggagtatctaggtgacattagagttggttgatgtgtatcatatggtgttattttagtacgaactcttggatagatcgatcagaaaggataacttggtgttattttagcacaaactctaggatagattgatcaaaaagaatagctttgagatggtttcgtaccctacaaacaattttgttttatgttctccgctagatagg
This genomic window contains:
- the LOC123158093 gene encoding putative F-box/FBD/LRR-repeat protein At5g52460: MADGTRSRVRRRRLAAGRNRLGALPDDVLHHTLTYLSVTEAASAAALSSSWRYLWRSYPLVLEDKGIPAPARDALVPRVLADHPGRFRSVILYDCRLASLNRELPGWPRLLVDKSTQQLLLAHHDWTVIQPDSARLLPADILRCGSLQVLSLDFWTFSADLSRRADISLPQLQILTLTRIVVSDRDLECLIAACPVLESLRLTLNSPKHVRLRSKSLRCALVGLSKVEEFAVVDTPLLQRLYLFQQINGGAVRIACVPNLRVLGYLDTRTHKLQIGDSVIRPDTMASARTVVPSVEILALALNLGISEEVKILASFLRCFPNVETLHIESAPHKPPVTSSEPSGEHHARFYQEVSQVDCLRAHAKKMVIHDFRGDQNEFEFIKFIAKNAEELQFFLVIVSDEGILSSADKVKEIKDELQYVQFRTGISAVLRELPKAGIPYRLKRAADLAINDPFQC